Proteins encoded within one genomic window of Brassica rapa cultivar Chiifu-401-42 chromosome A09, CAAS_Brap_v3.01, whole genome shotgun sequence:
- the LOC103839284 gene encoding uncharacterized protein LOC103839284, producing the protein MTALLIPILRPFFTSITETQAPISARTSDHPRTLSRRDALSLSSASVLLFSLSPTDPAFAFGISGPKEWLKDQKKKSSRFLLAPIDASRESLRSVYLSLSTRESDYTDKDLESLQNLLRSSARDCVPKERSSIVDFQSKTGVEVCTFKLVLKNAASLLDDKDPVILKAENILNDLARSFGSLIVLTNGIDMNLPSDRKKIADAVMEAISYLDKFEKSVKDCLEI; encoded by the exons ATGACTGCTCTTCTTATCCCCATCCTCCGACCTTTCTTCACTTCAATCACTGAAACCCAAGCACCAATCTCTGCTCGAACCTCCGATCATCCACGCACTCTCTCACGTCGCGAcgccctctctctctcctccgccTCTGTcctcctcttctctctctctccaaccGATCCCGCTTTTGCCTTCGGAATCT CAGGACCTAAGGAGTGGTTGAAAGATCAGAAGAAGAAGTCGTCCAGGTTCTTGTTAGCTCCCATTGATGCGTCTCGTGAAAGCCTCCGCTCTGTTTACCTTTCTCTCT CAACTAGAGAGTCTGATTATACGGACAAAGATTTGGAGAGCCTCCAGAACCTGTTAAGGTCTTCTGCAAGAGATTGTGTTCCTAAAGAGAGAAGCTCTATTGTCGATTTTCAGTCTAAAACCGGAGTGGag GTTTGCACATTCAAGCTTGTTCTGAAGAATGCTGCTTCATTACTAGATGATAAGGACCCTGTCATACTAAAAGCAGAGAATATACTAAATGATCTTGCTAG GTCCTTTGGTTCTCTCATCGTTCTGACGAATGGGATTGATATGAACCTTCCTTCTGATAG AAAAAAGATTGCAGATGCAGTTATGGAGGCAATCTCTTATCTTGACAAGTTTGAGAAGAGTGTCAAGGACTGCCTTGAGATCTGA
- the LOC103839282 gene encoding zinc-finger homeodomain protein 13 produces MDETKSKIEEKCRRRTKATPICRETGDHVHSPPTRITKSTRPTHAPPPNLESIFRLTPEPRYGECRKNQAASAGTTAYDGCGEFVSANPGEDSFDCAACGCHRSFHRKESLSDGILEVLKISPSQFRQIFCSPYGEAEEKKRIAMDKSPEEEEAARAKRLKTKFTAEQTEKMRSYAEKVGWKLSSEGRERVREFCDGIGVTRKNLRVWMNNHKEANGRVDEEEEGRVKRFKTKFTAEQTERMRSYAEKLRWKVGPEDREETEVFCNEIGVNRNNFMIWMNNHKEGRD; encoded by the coding sequence ATGGACGAGACCAAATCGAAGATTGAAGAAAAATGTAGACGTCGCACTAAAGCCACACCCATTTGCCGCGAAACTGGGGATCACGTCCATTCCCCTCCCACGCGCATAACCAAATCCACGCGCCCTACTCACGCGCCACCGCCAAACCTCGAATCGATCTTCCGGCTCACTCCCGAGCCACGCTACGGTGAATGCAGGAAGAATCAGGCAGCCAGCGCCGGCACCACCGCCTACGACGGCTGCGGCGAGTTCGTCAGCGCCAATCCCGGAGAAGATTCTTTCGACTGCGCCGCATGCGGCTGCCACCGCAGCTTCCACCGGAAGGAATCTCTCTCCGACGGTATCCTCGAAGTTCTCAAGATTTCGCCGTCGCAGTTTCGCCAGATCTTCTGCTCTCCTTACGGCGAGGCcgaagagaagaagaggatCGCGATGGATAAATCCcccgaggaggaggaggcggcGAGAGCGAAGAGGTTGAAGACGAAGTTCACGGCGGAGCAGACGGAGAAGATGAGGAGCTACGCGGAGAAGGTGGGGTGGAAGCTGAGCTCCGAGGGTAGGGAGAGAGTCAGAGAGTTTTGCGACGGGATCGGAGTGACGAGGAAGAATCTGAGAGTTTGGATGAACAATCACAAGGAAGCTAACGGCCGAGtggatgaggaggaggaggggagAGTGAAGAGGTTCAAGACGAAGTTCACGGCGGAGCAGACGGAGAGAATGAGGAGTTACGCGGAGAAGCTGAGGTGGAAAGTGGGCCCTGAGGATAGGGAGGAGACTGAAGTGTTTTGCAATGAGATTGGAGTTAATCGGAATAATTTTATGATCTGGATGAATAATCACAAGGAGGGAAGAGACTGA
- the LOC103839280 gene encoding proteasome subunit alpha type-1-A has protein sequence MFRNQYDTDVTTWSPTGRLFQVEYAMEAVKQGSAAIGLRSRSHVVLACVNKAQSELSSHQKKIFKVDDHIGVAIAGLTADGRVLSRYMRSEAINHSFTYESPLPVGRLVVHLADKAQVCTQRSWKRPYGVGLLVGGLDESGAHLYYNCPSGNYFEYQAFAIGSRSQAAKTYLERRFESFGDASREDLIKDAILAVRETLQGETLKSSLCTVSVLGVGEPFHFLDQETIQKVIDTFEKVAEDEEGEAGEGDAEAAAAPAEQGGGGAGDQDVAPMEM, from the exons ATGTTCAGGAATCAGTACGACACAGATGTGACGACATGGAGCCCAACAGGCCGTCTCTTCCAAGTGGAGTACGCCATGGAAGCAGTCAAGCAAGGCTCCGCCGCCATCGGGCTCAGATCTCGCTCCCATGTCGTCCTCGCCTGCGTCAACAAGGCCCAATCCGAGCTCTCCTCCCACCAGAAGAAGATCTTCAAAGTCGATGACCACATAGGCGTCGCGATCGCTGGGCTCACCGCCGATGGCCGTGTCCTCTCTCGTTATATGAGATCGGAGGCTATCAACCACTCCTTCACCTATGAGTCTCCGCTCCCCGTGGGACGCCTCGTCGTTCACCTCGCTGATAAGGCCCAG GTCTGTACCCAACGATCATGGAAACGTCCCTATGGTGTGGGTCTGTTGGTAGGTGGACTGGATGAGTCTGGAGCCCATCTTTACTACAACTGCCCAAGCGGAAACTACTTTGAGTATCAAGCTTTCGCTATTGGGTCCCGTTCACAAGCCGCAAAGACCTATCTGGAGCGTAGGTTTGAGAGCTTTGGGGATGCTTCCAGAGAAGATCTGATAAAAGATGCTATTCTGGCTGTGAGGGAGACACTGCAAGGAGAAACACTTAAGAGTTCTCTCTGCACGGTCTCTGTTCTAGGTGTCGGTGAGCCGTTCCACTTCTTGGACCAGGAAACCATACAGAAAGTGATTGACACATTTGAGAAAGTAGCGGAGGATGAGGAAGGTGAGGCTGGTGAGGGTGATGCTGAAGCTGCTGCTGCACCAGCAGAACAGGGTGGTGGTGGTGCAGGTGACCAAGACGTGGCTCCGATGGAAATGTAA
- the LOC103839279 gene encoding dihydroflavonol 4-reductase — protein MVAHKETVCVTGASGFIGSWLVMRLLERGYFVRATVRDPGNLKKVQHLLDLPNAKTQLTLWKADLSDEGSYDDAINGCDGVFHIATPMDFESKDPENEVIKPTVNGVLGIMKACDKAKTVRRIVFTSSAGTVNVEEHQKNVYDENDWSDLDFIMSKKMTGWMYFMSKTLAEKAAWDYAKEKGIDFISIIPTLVIGPFITTSMPPSLITALSPITRNEAHYSIIRQGQYVHLDDLCNAHIFLYEQAAAKGRYVCSSHDATILTISEFLRQKYPEYNVPSTFEGVDENLKSIMFSSKKLIDMGFNFKYSLEDMLVESIETCRQKGFLPVTLPEHLKSEDKVPGSDDNKEIKNGSAGLTDGMVACKKTEPGMAGEKADSHMSAQQICA, from the exons ATGGTAGCTCACAAAGAGACCGTGTGCGTAACCGGCGCATCAGGATTCATTGGTTCATGGCTCGTGATGCGGCTACTGGAACGTGGTTATTTTGTCCGTGCCACTGTTCGCGATCCTG GAAATTTGAAGAAAGTGCAACATCTTCTTGATTTGCCAAACGCGAAGACGCAACTCACTTTATGGAAAGCCGATTTATCTGACGAAGGAAGCTACGATGACGCCATAAACGGATGCGACGGCGTTTTCCACATAGCAACTCCCATGGATTTTGAATCTAAGGACCCCGAG AACGAAGTGATAAAACCGACAGTGAATGGAGTGTTGGGGATAATGAAAGCATGTGATAAGGCAAAGACCGTACGAAGAATTGTGTTTACTTCGTCTGCTGGAACGGTTAATGTTGAGGAACACCAGAAAAATGTCTATGATGAAAACGATTGGAGTGATCTTGACTTTATCATGTCCAAGAAGATGACAGGATGG ATGTATTTCATGTCGAAAACGTTAGCCGAGAAAGCAGCTTGGGATTACGCGAAGGAAAAAGGAATAGATTTCATTAGTATTATCCCGACATTGGTGATCGGTCCATTTATAACAACATCTATGCCGCCTAGCCTTATTACCGCGCTCTCTCCTATCACTC GTAACGAGGCACATTACTCCATCATAAGACAAGGACAGTATGTCCACTTGGACGATTTATGCAATGCCCATATATTCTTGTACGAACAAGCTGCTGCCAAGGGACGTTATGTTTGTTCCTCTCACGATGCAACGATTCTTACTATCTCCGAGTTTCTCAGGCAAAAATATCCAGAATATAACGTGCCTTCAAC GTTTGAAGGAGTGGATGAGAATCTAAAGAGCATTATGTTCAGTTCCAAGAAGCTGATTGATATGGGATTTAACTTCAAGTATAGTCTCGAGGATATGTTGGTGGAATCGATTGAGACATGTCGTCAAAAGGGTTTTCTCCCTGTCACTTTACCGGAACATTTGAAATCTGAGGACAAAGTTCCGGGCAGTGATGATAATAAGGAGATTAAAAACGGATCTGCAGGTTTAACTGATGGTATGGTAGCTTGTAAGAAGACCGAACCAGGGATGGCCGGCGAGAAAGCCGATAGTCACATGTCGGCACAGCAGATCTGTGCTTAG
- the LOC103839281 gene encoding uncharacterized protein LOC103839281, whose translation MKGRAYVMIFFFWALLTIITPMLVSWSQALKEHNKKDSGPRRMMGYSAEMFLTREIVERLEEEVELMMKPSMAPAPEDSSVLPSKNQTSKRINQQEGSVTKHKHPMSLR comes from the exons ATGAAAGGAAGGGCCTACGtaatgatcttcttcttctgggcTCTTCTCACTATCATCACCCCAATGCTAGTTAGCTGGTCTCAGGCTCTTAAAG AACATAATAAAAAGGACTCCGGTCCAAGGAGAATGATGGGATATTCAGCAGAAATGTTTTTGACAAGAGAGATTGTTGAACGcttagaagaagaagtagagTTGATGATGAAGCCGTCAATGGCGCCTGCCCCTGAAGATAGCTCTGTTTTACCATCCAAGAATCAAACTTCGAAGAGGATAAACCAACAAGAAGGATCAGTCACTAAACATAAACATCCCATGAGTTTGCGATAA